Genomic window (Ureibacillus composti):
ATTTCTTGACCTCGTAATCCAGAAACTGCAATGATTCGCCAAACATTCAACTGTGCAACGATGTCTAAAAGCAGTGAAATTAAAATAACAAATGCAAAACTCGCTGCCAGTTGTTGCGTAAATACCGTTGTTTGTGTTAAAAATCCTGGTCCAATGGCAGATGTTGCCATTAAGAAAGCAGCCCCTAGCAACACACTCTTACTTGTTGTTTTCTTAACGAATTTACTTTTTTGGCTTTTAGCTGCTTGTACTACGTCTTCATTGATTTTACTAGCTCCCATTTGTATTACCCCTCTCTAATTGAACGAACTGCTATTTGCTGTTCTGTTAAGACTGCATGAATATACTTTGCAAATTCAACAGCATGTGCCCCATCCCCATGAATACAAACCGAATCTGCCTGTAATGGTACTTCTATTTGTTGCTGCGACAGCACGCGGCCTTCCTTCACCATTTTCACAACTTGCTGTACTGCTTGTTCTGAATCGGTAATTAAAGCGTCTGGCTGTTTACGAGATGTTAAGGATCCATCTTGTTGATATGTGCGGTCAGCAAATACTTCATGTGCAGTAGGAAGCCCTATCTTCTCTCCTGCTTTCGTTAATTCACTACCAGCAAGTCCAAACAGCACTAGTTGCGGAGAAATATCATAAACCGCTTGCGCAATGGCCTCTGCAAGTGCTTGATTTTTAGCAGCCATATTATATAGCGCACCATGCGGCTTTACGTGTTGCATCGTTTCATTAAAAGTAGTTAAAAACCCTTGCAACGCCCCTACTTGATAAACGACCATATCATATGCCTCTTGTGGAGTAATGTTCATTTCTCTACGTCCAAAACCATTTAAATCAGGTAATCCTGGATGCGCTCCAATTTTTACTCCATTATGAATAGCAAGCTGAATGGTTTCTCTCATAACAGTTGGATCACCGGCATGGAACCCACAAGCAATATTGGCAGAGGTAACATATTTTAATATTTCCTCTCGCTCCCCTAAACGGTAACGGCCAAAACTTTCCCCTAAATCACAGTTTAAATCTACTCGAAACATTTTCTTACCCCCTATACTACCATCTCTCTAGTACCGAATTTCGGAACTTAAGTTTCTAAATTTAAAAACATTGTAGCACAGATTATTTTTGTCGAAAAGATAGATTTTAAAATTTTGAGAAAATTGTATTATATTTTTTATTTTCAATTAAAATCATCTTGTTTTTGAGAATTGTTAATTTATAATATTATTAATCCATTTTTTAAAACTTATGTACCGAATTTCGAAACAACAGGAGGTGGCTTTCATGTTTACTTTAAAAGAAGATGTACAGATAAGACCTTTAGGTGACGCTGCACTCGTACTTCAAGTTGGGCAAGGAATCGATGAAGCAGTACATAAAAGAGTAAAACTAATTATGAATCTCTTAGAATCACATCCATTCGAAGGGTTAATAGAAACTGTTCCAGCCTATAATAGCGTGACTATTTATTACAATCCTGTAGATGTTTACTTTTCTAATAGAAATAAGGAAAATGAGATCCCCTTTGACATTGTCAAAAATAGCATCTTAGAATTATTAAACAAATCTGTTTCGGTTGAATCGACAAAAGAACGTATTGTAAAGATCCCAGTTGTCTATGGAGGTGACATGGGACCTGACTTAGAATATGTTGCATCTTATCATGGTTTAACACCTAGTGAAGTGATTGAGCTACATTCAAGTGGTGACTATCTCGTATATATGCTTGGCTTTGCTCCTGGCTTTCCTTTTATGGGTGGTTTGAATCAACAGATTGCCACGCCACGAAAAGATACTCCGCGATTAGCTATTCCACCAGGATCTGTCGGCATTGCGGGAAGTCAAACCGGAATATATCCATTAGAGACGCCAGGTGGTTGGCAAATTATCGGCCGTACACCACAAAGCCTTTTTTTACCTAATCAATCTCCCCCAACCTTATTACAACCAGGTGATCGCATTCGATTTTATCCGATTACGATGGAAGAATATAATCATCACTTGGAGGTGACAACATGGGCATAAAGGTTCTTCAACCAGGAATGCTGACAACTATTCAAGATTTAGGAAGATATGGTGTGCAAAAGTTTGGTGTCATCGTAGGCGGTGCCATGGACCCTATCTCTTTACGTATAGCGAATATTCTTGTAGGAAATTCACATGATGAAGGCGGACTAGAAGTTACCCTTTTTGGGACTACTCTTTTATTCGAAAGTGATGAATTGATTGCTATTACAGGGGGCAATTTGAGACCTACTCTAGATGGAGAAGAAGTGCCAATGTGGCGTCCACTGCTAGTTCGGAAAGGGTCTGTTTTAAAATTCCATGCTGCTGTTAGTGGCTGCCGCGCTTATGTATCCTTTAGTGGTGGCATTCAAGTACCAGAAGTGATGAACAGCAAAAGCACCTACTTACGAGCAGGCATTGGCGGTTTTCATGGGAGAAAGTTACAAAAAAAAGATGTATTCGAATGTGGAGTGCGTTCTGCTATAGGTGAAGAACTTTTTCAACAGTTACAAACGGAATCTATTTACTTTCCTTGGTTCGTCAATTACACATCCTTTGTTAATCTTCAAAAAACGAAAACGATTCGTATGATTAGAGGCTCTGAATATGAGAGGTTCGATGAGGAGAGTATCAAAAACTTCTTGTCCATGCCATACAAAATTACGACCCAAGCTGATCGTATGGGCTACCGGTTAGAAGGTGAAGAAATTCAATTAAAAGCGCCGTTTGAGTTATTGTCAGAAGGAGTTACGTATGGAACTATTCAAGTACCTTCTAATGGACTACCGATTATCTTAATGGCGGATCGCCAAACGACAGGCGGTTATCCGAAAATCGGACAGATTATTTCAACAGATTTACCATCTCTGGCTCAAATGCAAGCAACCGATACGATTCATTTCCAAGAAGTTACGTTGGAAGAAGCACAAAAGGCTTTATTACATCAAGAAAAACAATTAAATGAATTAAGAATGGCTCTTCGTTTTAGAAGATTGCAATATAAATAAGATAAAGAGGCGCTACTACTCATAGGGCGCCTCTTTTTTAATAAGTAAGAATATATAGATTTTCGAAGTTTGAAGGGTGTCTAGCTTCGCGCGTTAGCCGCTCGAGGTGCTTCACTAACCTGTCCAGGGCAAAAAGCGCCCTCACCAGGTGTAGCTCCAGCGCTTGAGGCTCACACGATGTGAGTCATGTCAGCATTGCTACACGATGTAGCGTTTTCCGACGCGGCTAAACGAACGCGCTCCGCTTTTCTATAGTTGTTCGTATCCTAATTGTCTTGAAATCTCTGCAGTGGCTTTCTTTAATTTTCGGGCGAAAAGATCAACATTTTCTCCTTGATAATTCGCTTCAATTCCAGCAATACTCAATCCTGCCACGACTTCACCTAAATGATTGTAGATTGGTGCAGCCACAGCAGATGTATGATTTTCTAATTCTGAATGGCTAATTGTATAACCTTGTTCCTTTTCCTGCTTAATCTTCTCTATTAACTTTTCTCTATCCGTGATCGTTCCATTTGCATAAGATTTTAGTTCTACGGAATCAAGATAATCTTTAACTTCGTGCTCAGGCAAAAACGAAAAGATTGCTCGAGGACATGCTCCAGCATATAACGGACTTTTTCGACCAACGGCTGTGTAAAGCCTCACCTTTTGCTTCTCATCAATTTTCTCAATATAAATCGCTTCTTCGCCATCACGAACAACTAAGTTAACCGCTTCTTTAACATCGTTATGTAAGTCTTGCATAATCGGATAAGCAATTTTCCGCAAATCTAGTCTGCTTGAAACGAGATGACCAAATTTAAGGAAAAGCATGCCAAGTCGGTATTTGGCATCGGGTCCCTTTTCTAAGAACTCCATCTCCTCTAATGATTTCAACATACGATAAACAGAGGTTTTCGGGATTTCAGATAACTCTATAATTTCTTGAAATGTTAATTCAGTGTGTTCTATGAATAGATTTAAAATGTCCATGGAACGGACAACTGTTTTATTTTTATTTGTCAATTCGGATGTGACT
Coding sequences:
- a CDS encoding 5-oxoprolinase subunit PxpA, with product MFRVDLNCDLGESFGRYRLGEREEILKYVTSANIACGFHAGDPTVMRETIQLAIHNGVKIGAHPGLPDLNGFGRREMNITPQEAYDMVVYQVGALQGFLTTFNETMQHVKPHGALYNMAAKNQALAEAIAQAVYDISPQLVLFGLAGSELTKAGEKIGLPTAHEVFADRTYQQDGSLTSRKQPDALITDSEQAVQQVVKMVKEGRVLSQQQIEVPLQADSVCIHGDGAHAVEFAKYIHAVLTEQQIAVRSIREG
- the pxpB gene encoding 5-oxoprolinase subunit PxpB; translated protein: MFTLKEDVQIRPLGDAALVLQVGQGIDEAVHKRVKLIMNLLESHPFEGLIETVPAYNSVTIYYNPVDVYFSNRNKENEIPFDIVKNSILELLNKSVSVESTKERIVKIPVVYGGDMGPDLEYVASYHGLTPSEVIELHSSGDYLVYMLGFAPGFPFMGGLNQQIATPRKDTPRLAIPPGSVGIAGSQTGIYPLETPGGWQIIGRTPQSLFLPNQSPPTLLQPGDRIRFYPITMEEYNHHLEVTTWA
- a CDS encoding biotin-dependent carboxyltransferase family protein, translating into MGIKVLQPGMLTTIQDLGRYGVQKFGVIVGGAMDPISLRIANILVGNSHDEGGLEVTLFGTTLLFESDELIAITGGNLRPTLDGEEVPMWRPLLVRKGSVLKFHAAVSGCRAYVSFSGGIQVPEVMNSKSTYLRAGIGGFHGRKLQKKDVFECGVRSAIGEELFQQLQTESIYFPWFVNYTSFVNLQKTKTIRMIRGSEYERFDEESIKNFLSMPYKITTQADRMGYRLEGEEIQLKAPFELLSEGVTYGTIQVPSNGLPIILMADRQTTGGYPKIGQIISTDLPSLAQMQATDTIHFQEVTLEEAQKALLHQEKQLNELRMALRFRRLQYK
- a CDS encoding IclR family transcriptional regulator; this encodes MTNKNKTVVRSMDILNLFIEHTELTFQEIIELSEIPKTSVYRMLKSLEEMEFLEKGPDAKYRLGMLFLKFGHLVSSRLDLRKIAYPIMQDLHNDVKEAVNLVVRDGEEAIYIEKIDEKQKVRLYTAVGRKSPLYAGACPRAIFSFLPEHEVKDYLDSVELKSYANGTITDREKLIEKIKQEKEQGYTISHSELENHTSAVAAPIYNHLGEVVAGLSIAGIEANYQGENVDLFARKLKKATAEISRQLGYEQL